The Nitrospira sp. genome window below encodes:
- the gspK gene encoding type II secretion system minor pseudopilin GspK — translation MPRADERGVALLLALLVLTLLTALILEFDAEARREYRAAATFRDDYKASMLTRAAVQAMRAVLAQDLLREKMTGQKYDAPTDIWGMPIKHYAIGDGFLTAQIKDETGKVNLNDLASTSGGELEQKKKVFRVRRLFELLKVSPNLVDALIDWIDQDDAPQPAGAESLYYQSLRPPYRAANSPLPGLGDLRLIKGFTSEIIERIEPYVTVHPLEGGGPINLNTADPIVIQTLDPSITQSIAMEIVQGRPYKTKVELDRVSSFQEIGRTLRNDYDIKSDYFSARLAITINETTKTSFVVLRRDASKGESTVEYLRIL, via the coding sequence ATGCCAAGAGCTGACGAACGAGGCGTCGCGCTCCTGTTGGCACTCCTTGTGTTGACTCTCCTCACCGCCCTCATTCTTGAATTCGATGCCGAGGCGCGCCGCGAATACCGAGCGGCAGCGACCTTTCGGGACGACTACAAGGCCAGCATGTTGACACGGGCTGCCGTGCAGGCGATGCGTGCCGTCTTGGCGCAGGATCTCTTACGGGAAAAGATGACCGGCCAAAAGTACGACGCGCCGACCGACATCTGGGGCATGCCGATCAAACACTACGCCATCGGCGACGGATTCCTCACGGCGCAGATCAAGGATGAAACGGGAAAAGTCAACCTCAACGATCTCGCGTCGACGTCGGGTGGTGAACTGGAACAGAAGAAGAAAGTCTTCAGAGTCAGACGTCTGTTCGAACTGCTGAAAGTCAGTCCGAACTTGGTGGATGCCCTGATCGATTGGATCGACCAAGATGACGCCCCCCAACCGGCCGGCGCGGAGAGCCTGTACTATCAATCCTTACGACCGCCCTATCGGGCCGCCAATTCGCCGTTGCCTGGGCTCGGGGATCTCCGGCTCATTAAGGGATTTACATCGGAGATCATCGAACGAATCGAGCCCTATGTCACGGTCCACCCGTTGGAAGGTGGAGGGCCCATTAACCTGAATACAGCTGATCCGATCGTCATTCAGACGCTCGACCCAAGCATTACCCAATCCATCGCGATGGAGATCGTTCAAGGACGCCCCTACAAAACGAAGGTCGAGTTGGATCGAGTCAGCAGCTTTCAAGAAATCGGCAGGACGTTGCGCAACGACTACGACATCAAGTCTGACTATTTTTCGGCACGCCTGGCGATTACGATCAACGAGACCACCAAAACTTCGTTCGTGG
- a CDS encoding type II secretion system protein M → MMQQFRERWHHMSKREQTLVLMGGIVLGLSLLFVLIVDPLLDTLDRLDRQAVRKQKDLTELALLSQDYLVKRDRLATIERRMPTQEHHFSLLTFMEEAATTAHIRERITSMQPQVQTLAQGYEETAVDLRLEGVQLPDVLALLVAIDQAPYDLQVRHLQMRPKFDNPVNMDATIRVLSYAKS, encoded by the coding sequence ATGATGCAACAGTTTCGAGAGCGTTGGCACCACATGTCCAAACGGGAGCAGACGCTTGTCCTGATGGGAGGCATCGTGCTCGGGCTGAGCCTCCTCTTCGTGCTCATCGTGGACCCCTTGCTCGACACATTGGATCGCCTTGACCGTCAAGCCGTACGCAAACAAAAAGACCTCACCGAGTTGGCGCTGTTGAGTCAAGACTATCTCGTCAAACGAGATCGTTTGGCAACAATCGAACGTCGGATGCCCACACAGGAACATCACTTTTCGCTGCTCACCTTCATGGAGGAGGCGGCCACGACCGCGCACATACGCGAACGCATTACCAGCATGCAGCCGCAAGTACAGACGCTCGCCCAAGGCTATGAAGAGACCGCCGTCGATCTACGCTTGGAAGGTGTGCAACTGCCGGACGTGCTGGCGTTACTCGTCGCGATCGACCAAGCGCCCTACGATCTCCAGGTCCGCCATCTCCAAATGCGCCCAAAGTTCGATAACCCGGTGAACATGGACGCCACCATTCGGGTCTTGAGTTATGCCAAGAGCTGA
- the pilM gene encoding pilus assembly protein PilM codes for MAIVDECVGLDVGQTGLKAVRFRRRLSGRETIDYFQHPMPFSRPEDLEPARRVQSLRSFIWQHGLYATDRLVTAIPCQDLFVRTLSFPFKDSAKLAQVVPFEVENLVPMPLEDLAVGSLVLPPEQPIEGVVREVKGSEVLITAAPRDKVAEHLRFLAQADVEPSAINVDAMALFSVTQYLQEEGGTVPPDLAIIDVGASKTTLCLVQGGRPVVLRTILWGGNHLTHALAVRHACSFADAERHKRTLAVDQVHGLLEPVLRELRITLQAYQGSERGRLTHSWICGGGSKLLEIGDYVSRQLGLYPVGPRQGFGADAPRAFSIAFGLAIHPKIIRPRWRFKSSPLGLALDLKGVTEATSSDTITSKQDRRLAVIAVLVIALLAVGDFTVHFMLQDQRVTRLKAALQSRYEQFFGAGAAPGEELDLAQYHIGQLDKSLGLVDTTSQTVLRTLSVFMKQLPPGTTVKVRELTVDGAVILMEGETTSFDAVERVKQTLVGSAQLADVAVTETRVGAAPNQVVFRMTVTVKPS; via the coding sequence ATGGCCATTGTAGATGAATGTGTCGGGCTGGATGTGGGGCAAACCGGCTTAAAGGCCGTCCGATTCCGCCGTCGCCTGAGTGGTCGTGAAACCATCGACTACTTCCAGCACCCGATGCCGTTTTCACGTCCGGAAGACCTCGAACCGGCTCGACGCGTACAGTCCTTACGAAGCTTCATTTGGCAACATGGCCTCTACGCCACCGACCGCTTGGTGACCGCCATCCCCTGTCAGGACCTCTTTGTCAGGACGCTCTCGTTTCCATTCAAAGATTCGGCCAAGCTGGCACAGGTCGTGCCCTTTGAGGTCGAGAATCTTGTCCCCATGCCGCTCGAAGATCTGGCGGTCGGAAGCCTCGTACTCCCACCGGAGCAGCCCATTGAAGGCGTCGTACGGGAAGTCAAAGGCTCCGAAGTGCTCATCACCGCCGCACCCAGAGACAAGGTCGCCGAGCATCTTCGTTTTCTCGCCCAAGCCGATGTGGAGCCATCCGCGATCAACGTGGATGCCATGGCACTCTTTTCCGTCACCCAATACCTGCAAGAGGAAGGGGGAACCGTACCGCCGGATCTGGCGATCATCGACGTCGGCGCTTCGAAAACCACGCTCTGTCTCGTTCAGGGAGGGCGTCCTGTCGTGCTTCGAACCATCCTCTGGGGCGGCAACCACCTTACCCATGCCTTGGCAGTCCGTCATGCCTGCAGTTTTGCCGACGCTGAACGTCACAAACGCACGCTCGCGGTGGATCAGGTACATGGATTGTTGGAGCCCGTCTTGCGGGAGCTGCGCATCACGCTGCAAGCCTATCAAGGAAGCGAACGTGGTCGGTTGACGCACTCCTGGATCTGTGGAGGCGGATCCAAGCTACTGGAAATCGGGGACTATGTGTCGCGACAATTGGGACTCTATCCGGTGGGGCCACGCCAGGGGTTCGGGGCTGATGCGCCACGAGCCTTTTCCATCGCCTTCGGTCTCGCGATTCACCCGAAGATCATCAGGCCACGGTGGCGATTTAAATCGTCTCCGCTCGGACTGGCCCTTGATCTGAAGGGTGTGACGGAAGCAACGTCTTCGGACACGATCACAAGCAAACAGGACCGGCGTTTGGCCGTCATTGCGGTTCTGGTCATCGCCCTATTGGCGGTCGGAGACTTCACCGTACACTTCATGCTGCAAGACCAACGGGTGACCAGGCTGAAAGCGGCCTTACAGAGCCGGTATGAGCAATTTTTTGGCGCGGGGGCCGCGCCGGGAGAAGAACTGGATTTGGCCCAATACCACATCGGCCAGCTTGATAAATCCCTTGGTCTCGTCGACACCACAAGCCAGACCGTCTTGCGCACGCTATCCGTCTTCATGAAGCAACTACCGCCCGGGACAACGGTCAAGGTTCGCGAGTTGACCGTCGATGGAGCGGTGATTCTCATGGAAGGTGAGACCACCTCGTTCGACGCCGTCGAACGGGTGAAACAAACCCTCGTCGGCAGCGCTCAGCTCGCGGATGTTGCGGTCACGGAAACTCGTGTGGGCGCCGCACCCAATCAAGTGGTATTTCGAATGACCGTCACGGTGAAGCCGTCATGA
- the gspN gene encoding type II secretion system protein GspN gives MTIHWPEKLPEAWGRIIAWMVAGIGIVAICLLLTFPYGMLHARLVAELTRATGMDVRVADWSMGIPLSLEWQHVTLSKPNLTPIEMAVVQAKLGVLKALGGTLGVDVVVQLDATSSRTSLAKGTLTASSFSLSGPMTIKGQLQQVDLSKILRRYVTKGTLNGDFSHRVASGESTTTFMKGEGTWTAEATDLAIDQIPLGNNRTLSLTFSSVSAGLSCRDLLCEVTHMNGEGIDGSFTGEGRITLQEPMPHSQLALTVTVIPGPGFASKAGSLGLPAPPSGTPMTIKIVGTLAQARIAL, from the coding sequence ATGACCATTCACTGGCCTGAGAAATTGCCTGAAGCATGGGGCAGGATCATAGCGTGGATGGTCGCCGGAATCGGTATCGTGGCGATCTGCCTCCTGCTCACCTTTCCGTACGGGATGCTCCACGCACGCTTGGTGGCGGAACTCACGCGAGCCACCGGGATGGACGTTCGAGTCGCTGATTGGTCCATGGGGATACCACTGAGTCTGGAATGGCAACACGTCACCCTGTCGAAGCCGAACCTCACCCCGATTGAGATGGCCGTGGTGCAGGCCAAACTCGGAGTGCTGAAAGCCCTCGGAGGAACACTGGGGGTCGATGTCGTCGTACAGCTGGATGCCACATCCTCGCGTACAAGCCTCGCCAAGGGCACGCTGACCGCCTCATCCTTCTCTCTCTCTGGGCCGATGACCATCAAGGGACAGCTTCAGCAAGTGGATCTCTCGAAAATCCTCCGCCGATATGTCACCAAAGGGACATTGAATGGAGATTTCTCGCATCGCGTCGCGTCCGGAGAGTCTACGACCACCTTCATGAAGGGTGAAGGCACATGGACGGCCGAGGCAACGGATTTGGCAATCGATCAGATTCCACTCGGGAACAATCGAACCTTGTCGCTGACATTCAGCTCGGTTTCGGCAGGCCTCTCATGCCGAGACCTCCTCTGCGAGGTCACACACATGAATGGCGAAGGGATCGACGGCTCCTTCACGGGAGAAGGGCGGATCACGCTTCAGGAACCGATGCCGCACAGCCAACTTGCACTCACGGTCACGGTCATTCCTGGCCCGGGCTTTGCCTCCAAAGCCGGATCGTTGGGCCTCCCCGCCCCGCCTTCTGGGACGCCCATGACCATCAAGATCGTAGGAACCTTGGCACAGGCTAGGATCGCGTTGTAA
- a CDS encoding prepilin-type N-terminal cleavage/methylation domain-containing protein, producing MSSRDDSPFKRQAGFTLVEVLVAVALLGTIAAMVFASLVTTTQAVEGGREHVAKEQTVRKILRLMAEELALSKRSLAYPWVGMNGTYEGQPADTLAFLAMSQELSTSTRKEGETIRVVYTRERDRLIRFVRRNLYTLTDTDETLDQMELADRVHAFNVRYYDDQNLIWLDEWPSASKLPRAVLIEVTFLYPDAVPWTVREWVTIGTA from the coding sequence ATGTCTTCGCGGGACGACTCACCTTTTAAGCGCCAAGCAGGCTTTACACTCGTCGAAGTATTGGTCGCCGTGGCATTACTGGGCACCATCGCCGCCATGGTATTCGCCTCGCTCGTCACGACCACCCAAGCCGTCGAGGGAGGACGAGAGCATGTCGCAAAGGAACAGACAGTGAGAAAGATTTTGCGCCTTATGGCGGAAGAGCTTGCCCTCAGCAAGCGCAGTCTCGCCTATCCCTGGGTTGGAATGAATGGAACATACGAAGGTCAGCCTGCCGACACACTGGCGTTTCTTGCGATGAGCCAAGAATTGAGTACCTCGACAAGGAAAGAAGGCGAAACCATTCGGGTCGTGTACACGCGCGAGCGTGATCGCTTGATCCGGTTCGTTCGCAGGAATCTCTATACGCTGACCGACACGGACGAGACACTGGACCAGATGGAACTAGCCGATCGGGTCCACGCGTTCAATGTTCGCTACTATGACGACCAGAATTTAATTTGGCTCGACGAATGGCCGTCCGCCAGTAAGTTGCCGAGAGCCGTGTTGATCGAGGTCACCTTTCTCTACCCCGATGCCGTACCCTGGACGGTGCGGGAATGGGTCACGATCGGTACAGCATGA
- a CDS encoding prepilin-type N-terminal cleavage/methylation domain-containing protein: MLQSRRQTNANETGFTLLEVLLAIALLAIALPVLLGLRNFDLDLQDRASELTVATLLAQEKLLEVELLGQYAIGETVGEFRHVPLGAQPVTHTTPRAVGYRWKQTIAPTPLELIREIRIKVTWPRAEREESLEVSTYVFAGRLTF, translated from the coding sequence ATGCTTCAAAGCAGACGCCAAACCAACGCTAATGAGACAGGATTCACGCTGCTGGAGGTGCTGCTTGCCATCGCCTTGCTCGCGATCGCATTACCGGTTCTCCTTGGCCTGAGAAACTTTGATCTGGATCTCCAAGACAGAGCCTCGGAGTTGACGGTCGCGACATTGCTGGCTCAGGAGAAGCTGTTGGAAGTCGAACTACTGGGACAATATGCCATCGGCGAAACCGTGGGCGAGTTCCGGCATGTACCCCTCGGGGCCCAGCCCGTGACCCACACCACACCCAGGGCCGTCGGATATCGATGGAAACAGACCATCGCACCGACTCCACTGGAGTTGATACGCGAAATTCGTATCAAAGTAACCTGGCCTCGCGCTGAGCGTGAGGAGAGCTTGGAGGTAAGCACTTATGTCTTCGCGGGACGACTCACCTTTTAA
- a CDS encoding prepilin-type N-terminal cleavage/methylation domain-containing protein has translation MISHWLGIRLSAVSHQRSALRGPSSAGQAQAALLSPSSLSLMPRVSRFTVHGSPLASHPSRSVDGFTILEMLIVLFLLGGILAILIPRFSFEEDLRSTGRTLIAVLRTLQGEAAAKQTPLKLYFDLDRGLYWMMLVEGKEERLPLDPGWKIPRALPESIRLTEVSIGQDKHVSGRADVSFFTNGRIEPVTMYLMDSKNNLLGLAVDSLTGGIRVSEERFDIPRTRFIPDRVRTLLKPRLQTGAAGSVTDGLPKPSTGQDASKQTPNQR, from the coding sequence GTGATCAGCCATTGGCTCGGGATCAGGCTCTCAGCGGTCAGCCATCAGCGATCGGCGCTTCGAGGTCCATCCTCCGCCGGCCAGGCTCAGGCCGCTCTTCTCTCGCCATCTTCCTTGTCTCTCATGCCTCGGGTTTCACGGTTCACGGTTCACGGTTCACCGCTCGCATCTCACCCCTCACGCTCTGTCGACGGTTTTACCATCCTGGAGATGCTGATCGTCCTGTTTCTTCTTGGAGGCATTCTGGCCATCCTGATTCCCCGGTTTAGTTTTGAGGAAGATCTCCGGTCAACAGGGAGAACGTTGATCGCTGTGCTGCGAACCCTGCAGGGAGAGGCCGCTGCAAAACAGACCCCGTTGAAGTTGTATTTTGATCTCGACCGAGGGCTCTACTGGATGATGCTCGTGGAAGGCAAAGAAGAGCGCCTCCCGCTTGATCCAGGCTGGAAGATTCCTCGCGCCTTACCCGAATCCATACGTCTGACCGAGGTTTCAATCGGCCAAGACAAACATGTGTCGGGACGCGCCGATGTGTCGTTCTTCACCAATGGCCGGATCGAGCCAGTCACGATGTACCTCATGGATTCCAAGAATAACCTGTTAGGTCTGGCCGTTGATTCCTTGACGGGTGGAATTCGGGTGAGTGAGGAACGATTCGACATTCCGCGAACTCGCTTTATCCCTGACCGCGTCAGAACTCTGCTGAAGCCCAGGTTGCAAACGGGAGCCGCAGGGTCGGTGACGGACGGGCTTCCCAAACCCTCGACAGGCCAAGATGCTTCAAAGCAGACGCCAAACCAACGCTAA
- the gspG gene encoding type II secretion system major pseudopilin GspG, translated as MQRSRGSSAGFTFIEIMVVVAILAILAALVVPRIMGRTDDAKRTAAKVQIRNIEGALQLYKLDNGVYPTTEQGLKALIEKPSVGVVPKKWKIGGYLPKLPEDPWGNPYKYISPVQRGDQRIDYEITSLGTDGEVGGEGVNADITNWNLDKE; from the coding sequence ATGCAACGGAGCCGCGGATCTTCCGCCGGCTTTACGTTCATCGAGATCATGGTCGTCGTGGCCATTCTGGCCATCCTCGCGGCGCTGGTGGTGCCCCGTATTATGGGGAGAACTGATGACGCCAAACGAACCGCGGCGAAAGTGCAGATCAGAAATATCGAAGGCGCACTGCAACTCTACAAGTTGGATAACGGCGTCTATCCGACCACAGAACAGGGCCTCAAAGCGCTCATAGAAAAGCCGTCCGTCGGTGTGGTGCCGAAGAAATGGAAAATCGGCGGGTACTTGCCGAAACTTCCGGAGGATCCGTGGGGCAATCCGTACAAATACATCAGCCCCGTCCAACGAGGAGATCAACGAATCGACTACGAAATCACCTCACTCGGAACGGATGGAGAGGTCGGCGGCGAAGGCGTGAATGCCGACATCACCAATTGGAATTTGGATAAAGAATAG
- the gspF gene encoding type II secretion system inner membrane protein GspF — protein sequence MPVYQYQGYRSDGGAAAGIIDAENAKVARLKLRKEGVYPTDVVEQGQPAARAQGKHRIETGRPTKKSAVLSATDLSLLTRQFATLLVAGLPLVDALGVLVDQAQKKPIKGLLADIREQIRGGKALSSVLETYEKDFSPIYVHMVRAGEASGALDQILFRLAEFLEKQQALRNKVTNAMLYPVIMLVIGTIILFFLITFVVPKITQVFAQQKQALPWPTVALMSVSEFMADYWMVLTGLGIGGLYLIQRFTKTSRGRMVADRLTLTLPLIGDVARMVSISRLTSTLATMLASGVQLLDALDVSKRVMNNRVLEETVEGARQNIREGETIADPLKRSGEFPALVTHMIAVGEKSGEMEEMLRRVSQIYDSEVERVIARLTSLMEPIMILVMGAIVLFIVVAILLPIFEMGQMIR from the coding sequence ATGCCGGTCTATCAATATCAGGGATACCGGAGCGACGGCGGAGCCGCCGCAGGAATTATCGACGCGGAAAATGCCAAGGTTGCACGGCTCAAACTCAGGAAAGAGGGCGTGTATCCGACCGATGTCGTCGAGCAAGGCCAACCAGCGGCTCGGGCTCAGGGGAAACACCGCATTGAGACCGGACGCCCGACGAAGAAGTCCGCCGTTCTCTCGGCAACCGACCTCTCATTGCTGACCAGGCAATTTGCCACCCTCTTGGTCGCCGGCCTCCCTCTTGTCGATGCGCTTGGCGTCCTTGTGGATCAAGCCCAAAAAAAACCCATCAAAGGCCTCCTCGCCGACATCCGAGAACAGATTCGTGGTGGGAAGGCCCTCAGCAGCGTCTTGGAAACCTATGAGAAGGATTTTTCTCCTATCTATGTCCATATGGTACGAGCCGGAGAGGCCAGCGGAGCCCTGGATCAGATCCTATTCAGACTCGCAGAGTTTCTCGAGAAGCAACAGGCCCTGAGGAACAAGGTCACGAATGCGATGCTCTATCCCGTCATTATGCTGGTGATCGGGACGATTATCCTGTTTTTTCTCATCACGTTTGTCGTCCCCAAGATTACCCAGGTGTTTGCGCAGCAGAAGCAGGCCTTGCCGTGGCCGACGGTGGCCTTGATGTCGGTCAGCGAATTCATGGCCGATTATTGGATGGTGCTGACCGGACTTGGCATCGGCGGACTCTACCTGATACAGCGATTTACCAAAACCTCGCGAGGCCGGATGGTCGCCGACCGCCTGACACTCACACTTCCGCTGATCGGCGACGTCGCCAGAATGGTGTCGATTTCCAGGCTCACAAGCACCTTGGCCACGATGTTGGCAAGCGGGGTTCAACTTCTCGACGCGCTGGACGTCTCCAAGCGGGTCATGAATAATCGCGTGCTCGAAGAAACGGTGGAAGGCGCGCGGCAAAACATCCGCGAAGGTGAGACCATTGCCGACCCCTTGAAACGGAGCGGCGAATTTCCCGCCTTAGTCACCCATATGATCGCCGTCGGTGAGAAAAGCGGGGAAATGGAAGAGATGCTGCGGCGCGTGAGTCAAATTTACGACAGCGAGGTTGAGCGAGTGATTGCCCGCTTGACCTCCTTGATGGAGCCGATCATGATTCTCGTCATGGGTGCGATTGTGCTCTTCATCGTCGTTGCGATCCTCTTGCCCATCTTCGAAATGGGCCAAATGATACGATGA
- the gspE gene encoding type II secretion system ATPase GspE, with the protein MAETEHPNSGLSRPLLGRILEDKFHLLESKLEEALAYQQEKGGRLGEVLLHLRSLREDQLLEALAQQFEMTWMPQIDTTQVDHELIKKVPIAFCRRYRVLPLRSEEGVILTASTDPLETVALDDLRLLLGKPIKPILTSSVSLLSCLNRAYDDIANPAGAEQVMEDIAANRSLDQLAHELDEPQDLLDATDEAPIIRLVNSVLFQAVRQRASDIHFESFERGLVIRYRIDGVLYPVLTPPKHLQASIIARLKIMAGLNIAEKRLPQDGRFAIRTSGKDVDLRVSVLPTSHGERVVLRLLEKENRLLNLSEMGFSKERLSVIHQLIQLAHGIILVTGPTGSGKTTTLYAALSHINAPDKNIITVEDPVEYQLVGIGQMQVNPKINLSFAAGLRSILRQDPDVIMIGEIRDRETAEIAIHASLTGHLVFSTLHTNDAASAATRLIDMGIEPFLVASSVVAVLAQRLLRRICPDCKRSYPASAEELDRLDIPAGSNVTLYRGAGCAACSQTGYRGRTGIFELMVLDDEIRRLIGSKADSTAIKQAAIAKGMVTLKREGAERVVRGHTTLEEVMRITQQEVDVD; encoded by the coding sequence ATGGCTGAGACCGAGCACCCCAATTCTGGCCTGAGTCGTCCCTTGTTGGGACGCATTCTCGAGGACAAATTTCATCTCCTCGAATCCAAACTCGAAGAAGCCCTCGCCTACCAACAGGAGAAAGGCGGGCGGTTGGGAGAGGTGCTGCTCCATCTTCGTTCACTGCGTGAGGACCAATTACTGGAAGCCCTTGCGCAGCAGTTTGAGATGACGTGGATGCCGCAGATTGATACCACCCAGGTTGACCATGAGCTCATCAAGAAGGTCCCGATTGCGTTTTGTCGGCGATACCGCGTCTTGCCGCTCCGCTCTGAGGAGGGTGTGATCCTGACCGCCTCGACCGACCCCCTTGAAACCGTCGCCTTGGACGACCTTCGATTACTCTTGGGTAAGCCTATCAAGCCTATTCTCACAAGCAGCGTCAGCCTCCTCAGCTGTTTGAACCGCGCCTACGACGACATTGCGAATCCGGCCGGCGCTGAGCAGGTGATGGAAGATATTGCCGCGAACCGGAGCCTTGACCAGCTGGCACACGAACTGGACGAGCCGCAAGATCTGCTCGATGCGACCGATGAGGCTCCGATCATTCGATTGGTCAACTCGGTCCTGTTTCAGGCGGTTCGACAGCGAGCCAGCGACATCCACTTCGAATCGTTCGAGCGTGGGCTGGTGATCCGGTATCGCATCGATGGTGTGCTCTATCCGGTCCTCACTCCGCCGAAACATTTGCAGGCCAGCATCATCGCTCGATTGAAGATCATGGCCGGTCTCAATATTGCCGAGAAACGTTTACCGCAAGACGGCCGTTTCGCCATTCGGACTTCAGGAAAAGATGTCGACCTTCGCGTGTCGGTGTTGCCGACCTCGCACGGCGAACGGGTCGTGCTGCGATTATTGGAGAAAGAAAATCGCCTGTTGAACCTCTCTGAAATGGGATTTTCGAAGGAACGACTCTCGGTCATCCACCAACTCATCCAACTCGCCCATGGGATTATTCTCGTCACCGGCCCGACCGGAAGTGGAAAGACCACGACCCTCTATGCCGCCCTGAGCCACATCAATGCACCGGACAAGAATATCATCACCGTCGAGGACCCGGTCGAGTACCAACTCGTCGGCATCGGCCAGATGCAGGTGAATCCCAAGATCAATCTGTCATTTGCGGCCGGCCTTCGGTCGATCCTTCGCCAAGACCCCGACGTCATCATGATCGGAGAGATCCGCGACCGTGAAACGGCGGAGATCGCCATTCACGCCTCCCTCACAGGACACCTGGTGTTTTCCACGCTGCACACGAATGATGCCGCAAGCGCCGCCACGCGTCTGATCGATATGGGCATCGAGCCGTTTCTCGTGGCGTCCTCGGTCGTCGCCGTCCTTGCTCAACGGTTGCTCAGACGGATTTGCCCGGATTGCAAACGGTCCTATCCCGCAAGCGCGGAGGAACTCGATCGTCTTGATATTCCAGCCGGCTCGAACGTCACGCTGTATCGCGGCGCGGGTTGCGCCGCCTGTTCGCAGACCGGGTATCGTGGGAGAACCGGTATTTTTGAGCTGATGGTGCTCGACGACGAGATTCGACGTCTGATCGGGAGCAAAGCAGACTCCACCGCCATTAAGCAAGCCGCAATCGCCAAAGGCATGGTGACGTTGAAGCGAGAAGGCGCCGAACGAGTGGTCCGGGGCCACACCACGCTTGAAGAAGTCATGCGCATCACTCAGCAAGAGGTTGACGTCGATTAG
- the gmd gene encoding GDP-mannose 4,6-dehydratase has translation MKKALITGITGQDGSYLSEFLLAKDYEVYGIIRRSSSFNTGRIDPIYEDPHVPHRRLHLVYGDLNDASSLNRILRTVQPDEIYNLGAQSHVRVSFDIPEYTGEITGLGTIRLLEAIRETGLKPKFYQASSSEMFGKVLEVPQKETTPFYPRSPYGAAKVYSYWITVNYREAYNLFACNGILFNHESPRRGETFVTRKITKAAARIKLGTQQDVFLGNLDAKRDWGYAGDYVEAMWMMLQAPTPDDYVIATGETHTVQEMLELAFDRLQLDWEKHVKIDAKYYRPTEVDLLIGDAGKAKKELGWQPKVKFEELIAMMVDADLAAEKEKLDGTRKRN, from the coding sequence GTGAAAAAAGCACTGATTACCGGCATCACAGGTCAAGATGGGTCATACTTGTCGGAATTTCTCCTTGCCAAGGACTATGAAGTCTATGGCATCATTCGCCGCTCCAGCTCGTTCAACACCGGCCGTATCGATCCAATCTATGAAGACCCGCACGTGCCGCATCGCCGGCTCCACTTGGTCTACGGTGACTTGAACGACGCCAGCTCACTCAATCGGATCCTCCGGACCGTGCAACCAGATGAAATCTACAACCTGGGGGCTCAGAGCCATGTGCGCGTGAGTTTTGACATTCCTGAATACACCGGAGAGATCACCGGGCTTGGAACCATCCGGCTCCTTGAGGCGATCAGGGAGACCGGGCTCAAGCCGAAGTTTTATCAGGCCTCATCGAGCGAAATGTTCGGCAAAGTCTTGGAAGTGCCTCAGAAGGAGACGACGCCGTTTTATCCGCGGAGCCCCTACGGAGCCGCCAAGGTCTACTCCTATTGGATCACCGTCAATTATCGCGAAGCCTACAATCTTTTTGCGTGTAACGGGATCCTGTTCAATCATGAGTCGCCGCGACGAGGGGAAACCTTCGTCACGCGGAAAATCACCAAGGCGGCCGCTCGTATCAAGCTCGGCACGCAACAAGATGTATTTTTGGGCAACCTCGATGCGAAGCGCGACTGGGGCTATGCCGGGGACTATGTTGAGGCCATGTGGATGATGTTGCAGGCTCCCACGCCCGATGACTATGTGATTGCCACCGGGGAGACCCACACCGTTCAGGAAATGTTGGAACTGGCGTTCGATCGGCTTCAGTTGGATTGGGAAAAACACGTCAAGATCGATGCGAAATACTATCGGCCGACGGAAGTCGATCTGCTGATCGGAGATGCCGGTAAGGCCAAGAAGGAACTCGGATGGCAGCCCAAAGTGAAATTCGAAGAATTGATCGCTATGATGGTCGATGCGGATTTGGCGGCGGAAAAAGAAAAATTGGATGGGACGAGGAAGCGAAATTAG